The following coding sequences are from one Syngnathus acus chromosome 14, fSynAcu1.2, whole genome shotgun sequence window:
- the chrne gene encoding acetylcholine receptor subunit epsilon isoform X2, which translates to MAACSLKQCFGIGILLGIVVLQVQGNEETQLIGELFKSYNKNIRPVVHPEDKVEVQIKLTLTNLISLNEKEETLTTNVWIEIQWVDYRLAWNASEHHGIDVIRIPCKIVWLPDIVLENNIDGKFDVAYYANVLISNDGSIYWLPPAIYRSTCAIEITYFPFDYQNCTLVFRSQTYSANEVDLILAAGETGERIEWVDIDPEAFTENGEWAIVHRPARKLINTRYSPEDLEYQEISFNLVIQRKPLFYVINIILPCSLISSLVVLAYFLPAQAGGQKLTVSISVLLAQTVFLFLIAQKVPETSLSVPLLGKYIIFVMCVTTLIATNQIVVLNFSLRSPSTHTMSHQIKHLFLETVPRFLGMSPLLDDTEVTSEVNNVRDRKRDSFGLMQRAEEYVLKQPRSEMMFDKQKEKHALMQPNDGVDANTTANLYKSLAQAAPEIKQCVDACNFIAETTRQQNNIGSEIESWVLIGKMIDKVCFWAAILLFIIGTVGIFLTGHFNRAPEWPFPGENNKYAPK; encoded by the exons ATGGCAGCATGCAGTTTGAAGCAATGCTTTGGGATTGGGATTCTTCTCGGGATTGTTGTTTTGCAAG TTCAGGGTAACGAAGAGACGCAACTGATCGGAGAATTGTTCAAAAGCTATAACAAGAACATTCGCCCCGTGGTTCATCCTGAGGACAAGGTGGAGGTTCAAATCAAGCTGACCCTCACCAACCTGATCTCTCTG AACGAAAAGGAAGAGACTCTTACAACCAATGTCTGGATTGAAATT CAATGGGTTGATTACCGTCTCGCTTGGAATGCATCCGAACACCACGGCATCGATGTCATCCGCATCCCTTGCAAAATTGTGTGGCTCCCTGATATTGTCCTCGAAAACAA CATCGATGGCAAGTTTGATGTGGCTTACTACGCCAACGTATTGATTTCAAACGATGGTTCCATATATTGGCTCCCTCCTGCTATCTATCGCAGCACCTGTGCCATCGAGATTACCTACTTCCCTTTTGATTATCAAAATTGTACACTAGTATTCAG ATCACAAACATATAGTGCCAATGAAGTGGACCTAATTTTAGCTGCTGGAGAAACAGGCGAAAGAATTGAATGGGTGGACATTGACCCTGAGGCTTTCACTG AGAATGGCGAGTGGGCCATTGTCCATCGTCCAGCCAGGAAGTTGATAAACACACGATACTCCCCTGAGGACCTGGAGTATCAGGAGATCAGTTTTAACCTGGTCATCCAGAGAAAGCCCCTTTTCTACGTGATCAACATCATCCTGCCCTGCTCCCTCATCTCATCATTGGTTGTTTTAGCATACTTCCTACCTGCACAAG CTGGAGGACAAAAACTCACAGTGTCCATCTCAGTCTTACTGGCCCAGACTGTTTTCCTCTTCCTTATTGCTCAGAAGGTCCCGGAGACATCACTTTCTGTCCCCCTCCTTGGCAA GTACATCATCTTTGTTATGTGTGTCACCACGCTCATTGCTACCAATCAAATTGTGGTGTTAAACTTCTCCCTGCGCAGCCCCAGCACACACACCATGTCCCACCAAATCAAGCAT TTGTTTCTGGAGACAGTGCCCCGATTCCTCGGCATGTCGCCTCTGCTGGACGACACCGAGGTGACATCAGAGGTGAACAACGTGAGAGATCGAAAACGAGACTCCTTCGGCCTCATGCAGAGAGCGGAGGAGTATGTGCTCAAACAGCCTCGCAGTGAGATGATGtttgacaaacaaaaagagaagcaTGCGCTGATGCAACCCAATG ATGGCGTTGATGCCAACACTACGGCCAATCTGTACAAGAGTTTAGCTCAAGCTGCGCCTGAGATAAAGCAATGTGTGGACGCATGCAATTTCATTGCAGAGACCAcaagacaacaaaacaacattggCTCa GAAATTGAAAGTTGGGTACTGATCGGGAAGATGATCGACAAGGTGTGCTTCTGGGCCGCCATTCTTCTCTTCATCATCGGCACAGTGGGCATCTTCCTAACAGGACACTTCAACAGGGCGCCCGAATGGCCATTTCCTGGAGAGAACAACAAATATGCCccgaaatga
- the chrne gene encoding acetylcholine receptor subunit epsilon isoform X1: MAACSLKQCFGIGILLGIVVLQVQGNEETQLIGELFKSYNKNIRPVVHPEDKVEVQIKLTLTNLISLNEKEETLTTNVWIEIQWVDYRLAWNASEHHGIDVIRIPCKIVWLPDIVLENNIDGKFDVAYYANVLISNDGSIYWLPPAIYRSTCAIEITYFPFDYQNCTLVFRSQTYSANEVDLILAAGETGERIEWVDIDPEAFTENGEWAIVHRPARKLINTRYSPEDLEYQEISFNLVIQRKPLFYVINIILPCSLISSLVVLAYFLPAQAGGQKLTVSISVLLAQTVFLFLIAQKVPETSLSVPLLGKYIIFVMCVTTLIATNQIVVLNFSLRSPSTHTMSHQIKHLFLETVPRFLGMSPLLDDTEVTSEVNNVRDRKRDSFGLMQRAEEYVLKQPRSEMMFDKQKEKHALMQPNVDGVDANTTANLYKSLAQAAPEIKQCVDACNFIAETTRQQNNIGSEIESWVLIGKMIDKVCFWAAILLFIIGTVGIFLTGHFNRAPEWPFPGENNKYAPK; this comes from the exons ATGGCAGCATGCAGTTTGAAGCAATGCTTTGGGATTGGGATTCTTCTCGGGATTGTTGTTTTGCAAG TTCAGGGTAACGAAGAGACGCAACTGATCGGAGAATTGTTCAAAAGCTATAACAAGAACATTCGCCCCGTGGTTCATCCTGAGGACAAGGTGGAGGTTCAAATCAAGCTGACCCTCACCAACCTGATCTCTCTG AACGAAAAGGAAGAGACTCTTACAACCAATGTCTGGATTGAAATT CAATGGGTTGATTACCGTCTCGCTTGGAATGCATCCGAACACCACGGCATCGATGTCATCCGCATCCCTTGCAAAATTGTGTGGCTCCCTGATATTGTCCTCGAAAACAA CATCGATGGCAAGTTTGATGTGGCTTACTACGCCAACGTATTGATTTCAAACGATGGTTCCATATATTGGCTCCCTCCTGCTATCTATCGCAGCACCTGTGCCATCGAGATTACCTACTTCCCTTTTGATTATCAAAATTGTACACTAGTATTCAG ATCACAAACATATAGTGCCAATGAAGTGGACCTAATTTTAGCTGCTGGAGAAACAGGCGAAAGAATTGAATGGGTGGACATTGACCCTGAGGCTTTCACTG AGAATGGCGAGTGGGCCATTGTCCATCGTCCAGCCAGGAAGTTGATAAACACACGATACTCCCCTGAGGACCTGGAGTATCAGGAGATCAGTTTTAACCTGGTCATCCAGAGAAAGCCCCTTTTCTACGTGATCAACATCATCCTGCCCTGCTCCCTCATCTCATCATTGGTTGTTTTAGCATACTTCCTACCTGCACAAG CTGGAGGACAAAAACTCACAGTGTCCATCTCAGTCTTACTGGCCCAGACTGTTTTCCTCTTCCTTATTGCTCAGAAGGTCCCGGAGACATCACTTTCTGTCCCCCTCCTTGGCAA GTACATCATCTTTGTTATGTGTGTCACCACGCTCATTGCTACCAATCAAATTGTGGTGTTAAACTTCTCCCTGCGCAGCCCCAGCACACACACCATGTCCCACCAAATCAAGCAT TTGTTTCTGGAGACAGTGCCCCGATTCCTCGGCATGTCGCCTCTGCTGGACGACACCGAGGTGACATCAGAGGTGAACAACGTGAGAGATCGAAAACGAGACTCCTTCGGCCTCATGCAGAGAGCGGAGGAGTATGTGCTCAAACAGCCTCGCAGTGAGATGATGtttgacaaacaaaaagagaagcaTGCGCTGATGCAACCCAATG TAGATGGCGTTGATGCCAACACTACGGCCAATCTGTACAAGAGTTTAGCTCAAGCTGCGCCTGAGATAAAGCAATGTGTGGACGCATGCAATTTCATTGCAGAGACCAcaagacaacaaaacaacattggCTCa GAAATTGAAAGTTGGGTACTGATCGGGAAGATGATCGACAAGGTGTGCTTCTGGGCCGCCATTCTTCTCTTCATCATCGGCACAGTGGGCATCTTCCTAACAGGACACTTCAACAGGGCGCCCGAATGGCCATTTCCTGGAGAGAACAACAAATATGCCccgaaatga
- the pld2 gene encoding phospholipase D1 isoform X1 has protein sequence MATPEDDVEPPSQASEAQILEKRRFSRDIRILGHDEIDKLLSTADGRPFSVIHHLPELKEEGIPYLIPGVPITCRVDNTERYTTRSKVHVGTLYTVILTHGQFHWTVKRKYKHFQELHRDLYNHRMMYHFLPLGKFAKDRQQMRAMSEEMPSLRGNQRTRRTSSKMKYLEEYLNDLLENMFCRSDRSMLEFLSVSALSFVPDLGPKGLEGPIFKKSGGHRVQGLNCIGHHQICFRWSRRWLVVKDSFLMYMNREKGRINFVLLFDPEFNVKVGRAYTDTKYGVCIENFTRNLIIKCSSYRQAHWWSHEINRLAETCHFLKVQRFGGFAPPRDNTLTKWYVNGRDYFADLADALEQAKEEIFITDWWLSPEVFLKRPATDNVWRLDEVLNRKAEQGVRVCVMLYKEVELALGINSEHSKRTLMDLHPNIKVMRHPDHVSSVVVLWAHHEKMVAIDQTVAFVGGIDLAFGRWDDSQYRLTDLGSTDTAEKVTETEPQGETDENGSASPKASDKPTRELVDLTGNTKLWLGKDYSNFIKKDWVQLDRPFEDNIDRTKVPRMPWRDLSAALHGKAARDVARHFIQRWNFTKIFKIKYKDDFYPYLLPKSRCSADDLSFTVPGSKKAKVQVLRSADRWSTGTCENSILNAYIHTIESSQHYIYIENQFFISCADGKTVYNGIGDAIVNRILRAYREQKKYRVFVVIPLLPGFEGDITTGGGNAIKAILHFTYRTICRGEQSILSRLSEMEDKWTEYITVCGLRTKAELSQSLVTELIYVHSKTLIADDRCYIIGSANINDRSMLGSRDSELAVFVEDEERIPSVMGGEEYEAGPLTLALRKECFSVLVGAASDPNINIDDPISDDLFFMVWNSAAKLNATIYNKVFCCLPCDSVHNMQELKEYTSKERLSDTDPEKAKEELKAVQGLLVHFPLKFMCEENLLPPLSTREGMAPVGLWT, from the exons ATGGCCACTCCGGAGGATGACGTTGAGCCTCCCTCTCAGGCCTCTGAAGCCCAAATCCTTGAGAAAAGACGCTTCTCTCGTGACATTCGCATTCTGGGCCATGACGAGATTGACAAGCTCTTATCTACCGCAG ATGGCCGTCCTTTTAGCGTGATACATCATCTTCCAGAATTAAAGGAAGAGGGTATACCGTATTTAATACCTGGCGTCCCTATCACATGTCGAGTGGATAACACCGAGAGATACACTACTCGCTCCAAG GTCCATGTGGGCACCTTGTACACAGTGATACTAACTCATGGTCAGTTCCACTGGACAGTAAAGAGAAAGTACAAGCACTTCCAAGAGCTGCATCGAGATCTTTACAACCACCGCATGATGTATCATTTTCTGCCTTTGGGAAA GTTTGCAAAGGACAGGCAACAGATGAGGGCCATGTCTGAAGAAATGCCCAGCCTACGCGGAAATCAACGGACCAGAAGGACTTCCAGCAAAATG AAATACCTTGAAGAGTACCTAAATGATCTGCTGGAGAATATGTTCTGTAGGAGTGACCGCAGCATg TTGGAGTTCCTCTCAGTCAGTGCTCTCTCCTTTGTCCCGGATCTCGGGCCCAAAGGCTT GGAAGGGCCCATCTTCAAGAAGTCAGGGGGTCACCGCGTGCAAGGTTTGAATTGCATCGGCCACCATCAGATTTGCTTCCGCTGGTCACGGCGCTGGCTGGTGGTGAAAGATTCTTTCCTGATGTACATGAACCGAGAAAAGGGGCGCATCaactttgttttgctcttcGACCCCGAGTTCAACGTCAAAGTGGGCCGTGCATACACAGACACGAAATATGGAGTATGCATCGAGAACTTCACTCG GAACTTGATCATCAAATGCAGTAGTTATAGACAAGCACACTGGTGGAGTCATGAAATCAACCGGCTAGCTGAAACCTGCCATTTTCTCAAAGTTCAACGCTTCGGGGGATTTGCTCCGCCACGGGACAACACGCTAACTAAATG gtATGTCAATGGGAGAGACTATTTTGCCGACCTTGCTGATGCCCTGGAGCAAGCAAAAGAGGAAATTTTTATCACAGACTGGTG GCTCAGCCCTGAAGTGTTCCTGAAGAGACCAGCGACTGATAACGTCTGGCGCTTGGATGAAGTGCTCAATCGCAAAGCT GAACAAGGAGTCAGAGTGTGTGTTATGCTTTACAAAGAAGTAGAGCTCGCACTTGGCATCAATAGCGAGCACAGTAAAAGGACTCTTATGGATCTGCACCCAAATATCAAG GTAATGAGACATCCTGACCATGTGTCATCTGTGGTGGTTCTATGGGCTCACCATGAAAAGATGGTGGCCATCGACCAAACTGTAGCCTTTGTCGGTGGAATCGACCTGGCCTTTGGGAGGTGGGACGACAGCCAGTACCGGCTCACTGACCTTGGCTCGACGGACACCGCTGAAAAGGTGACCGAGACAGAGCCACAAGGAGAGACGGAT GAGAATGGTTCGGCGAGTCCGAAAGCATCCGATAAGCCAACGCGGGAGCTTGTGGACCTGACGGGCAACACCAAACTGTGGCTCGGCAAAGACTACAGCAACTTCATTAAGAAAGACTGGGTCCAGCTGGACAGACCTTTTGAAG aTAACATCGATCGGACAAAAGTTCCCCGCATGCCGTGGCGCGATCTGTCCGCGGCTCTTCACGGCAAAGCAGCCAGGGATGTGGCCCGTCATTTCATCCAGCGTTGGAACTTCACTAAG ATCTTCAAAATCAAGTACAAGGATGACTTTTACCCCTACCTTCTCCCCAAATCTCGTTGCTCTGCTGACGATCTGTCTTTCACCGTGCCTGGCTCCAAGAAGGCCAAAGTGCAG GTGTTGCGTTCTGCAGATCGTTGGTCTACTGGTACTTGTGAGAACTCAATCCTCAACGCTTACATCCACACCATTGAGAGCAGCCAGCACTATATTTACATTGAG AACCAGTTCTTCATCAGCTGCGCCGATGGCAAGACGGTCTACAATGGAATCGGCGATGCCATTGTGAACCGGATTCTTCGCGCTTACAG AGAGCAGAAGAAATATCGAGTATTTGTGGTGATCCCACTTTTACCCGGATTTGAGGGCGACATCACTACTGGAGGTGGAAATGCGATCAAAGCCATTCTTCACTTCACTTACAG GACGATATGCCGGGGGGAACAGTCCATCTTGTCAAGACTGAGTGAAA TGGAGGACAAGTGGACAGAGTACATCACCGTCTGTGGCTTGAGAACAAAGGCGGAGCTCTCCCAGTCGCTCGTCACCGAGCTCATCTACGTTCACAGCAAGACCCTCATTGCAGATGACCGCTGCTATATCATTG GCTCAGCGAACATCAACGATCGCAGCATGCTGGGGAGCCGAGACAGCGAGCTGGCAGTGTTTGTGGAAGATGAAGAGAGGATCCCATCCGTCATGGGAGGGGAGGAGTACGAAGCAGGACCCCTTACACTCGCGCTACGCAAAGAGTGCTTCAG TGTACTCGTTGGAGCCGCTTCGGACCCCAACATCAATATTGATGATCCAATCAGCGATGACTTGTTCTTCATGGTGTGGAATTCTGCTGCCAAACTGAATGCTACTATTTACAACAAG GTCTTCTGCTGCCTACCATGTGATTCTGTCCACAACATGCAAGAACTGAAGGAGTACACCAGCAAGGAGCGCCTGAGTGACACAGACCCCGAAAAGGCCAAGGAGGAGCTCAAAGCGGTCCAAGGACTGCTGGTCCACTTCCCCTTGAAGTTCATGTGCGAGGAGAATCTGCTGCCTCCGCTGAGTACCCGAGAGGGCATGGCCCCCGTCGGGCTGTGGACGTAG
- the gltpd2 gene encoding glycolipid transfer protein domain-containing protein 2: MGVKSKAALAILLLLLFLGTLWLHGGLDYHWDACLKGYNQVNEPHQLSNSSASKESEGPQVLEECPGQTFQVSLLLTHLLASPAFTSDVLLQPYLSSWDELVKFMNALGPMVGLISKEIETKTSIIRELALLAEASPEAEVNPDSENTVSPEAGVKTSGAYHSVRSMIWVELKRGLVDFKQQTDSGCRTLLRLHRALLWLKLFLEKLAEIPVAGRLKSPSDLCREAYKVTLANHHTWFVRRAAELAFIAMPERGFFLRLMCVQNQEELSAVLGRVVRVIGVVYDRTQKALEDNDMLDLP, encoded by the exons ATGGGTGTGAAGAGCAAGGCTGCCTTGGCTatcctgctcctgctgctcTTCCTCGGCACTCTCTGGCTCc ATGGGGGTTTGGATTATCACTGGGATGCTTGTCTAAAAGGCTACAATCAAGTGAATGAG CCACACCAGCTGTCCAACAGCAGCGCCTCCAAAGAGTCCGAGGGCCCCCAAGTACTGGAGGAGTGCCCCGGACAGACCTTCCAGGTGTCCCTGCTACTCACCCACCTGCTGGCGTCGCCGGCCTTCACCTCTGACGTGCTGCTGCAGCCTTATCTCTCCAGCTGGGATGAGCTTGTGAA GTTTATGAATGCTTTAGGCCCCATGGTTGGCCTGATATCTAAAGAGATAGAAACCAAAACCTCGATTATCCGGGAACTGGCTCTACTAGCCGAGGCTAGCCCCGAAGCAGAGGTGAACCCGGACTCTGAAAACACAGTGAGCCCGGAGGCCGGAGTGAAGACTTCTGGTGCTTACCACTCAGTGCGATCCATGATCTGGGTGGAGTTGAAACGAGGTTTAGTGGATTTCAAGCAGCAGACGGACTCTGGATGCCGGACTCTTCTGCGACTGCACCGAGCTCTGCTTTGGCTCAAGCTGTTTCTCGAAAAGCTGGCGGAGATCCCCGTGGCGGGCCGGCTGAAGAGCCCATCGGACCTGTGCCGCGAGGCCTACAAGGTCACCCTGGCCAACCACCACACCTGGTTTGTGCGTAGGGCGGCCGAGCTGGCCTTCATCGCCATGCCCGAGAGGGGTTTCTTCTTAAGGCTCATGTGTGTGCAGAACCAGGAGGAGCTAAGCGCAGTTCTGGGACGGGTGGTCCGGGTCATCGGAGTGGTCTATGACAGGACCCAGAAAGCTTTGGAGGACAATGACATGCTGGATTTgccataa
- the pld2 gene encoding phospholipase D1 isoform X2 encodes MATPEDDVEPPSQASEAQILEKRRFSRDIRILGHDEIDKLLSTADGRPFSVIHHLPELKEEGIPYLIPGVPITCRVDNTERYTTRSKVHVGTLYTVILTHGQFHWTVKRKYKHFQELHRDLYNHRMMYHFLPLGKFAKDRQQMRAMSEEMPSLRGNQRTRRTSSKMKYLEEYLNDLLENMFCRSDRSMLEFLSVSALSFVPDLGPKGLEGPIFKKSGGHRVQGLNCIGHHQICFRWSRRWLVVKDSFLMYMNREKGRINFVLLFDPEFNVKVGRAYTDTKYGVCIENFTRNLIIKCSSYRQAHWWSHEINRLAETCHFLKVQRFGGFAPPRDNTLTKWYVNGRDYFADLADALEQAKEEIFITDWWLSPEVFLKRPATDNVWRLDEVLNRKAEQGVRVCVMLYKEVELALGINSEHSKRTLMDLHPNIKVMRHPDHVSSVVVLWAHHEKMVAIDQTVAFVGGIDLAFGRWDDSQYRLTDLGSTDTAEKENGSASPKASDKPTRELVDLTGNTKLWLGKDYSNFIKKDWVQLDRPFEDNIDRTKVPRMPWRDLSAALHGKAARDVARHFIQRWNFTKIFKIKYKDDFYPYLLPKSRCSADDLSFTVPGSKKAKVQVLRSADRWSTGTCENSILNAYIHTIESSQHYIYIENQFFISCADGKTVYNGIGDAIVNRILRAYREQKKYRVFVVIPLLPGFEGDITTGGGNAIKAILHFTYRTICRGEQSILSRLSEMEDKWTEYITVCGLRTKAELSQSLVTELIYVHSKTLIADDRCYIIGSANINDRSMLGSRDSELAVFVEDEERIPSVMGGEEYEAGPLTLALRKECFSVLVGAASDPNINIDDPISDDLFFMVWNSAAKLNATIYNKVFCCLPCDSVHNMQELKEYTSKERLSDTDPEKAKEELKAVQGLLVHFPLKFMCEENLLPPLSTREGMAPVGLWT; translated from the exons ATGGCCACTCCGGAGGATGACGTTGAGCCTCCCTCTCAGGCCTCTGAAGCCCAAATCCTTGAGAAAAGACGCTTCTCTCGTGACATTCGCATTCTGGGCCATGACGAGATTGACAAGCTCTTATCTACCGCAG ATGGCCGTCCTTTTAGCGTGATACATCATCTTCCAGAATTAAAGGAAGAGGGTATACCGTATTTAATACCTGGCGTCCCTATCACATGTCGAGTGGATAACACCGAGAGATACACTACTCGCTCCAAG GTCCATGTGGGCACCTTGTACACAGTGATACTAACTCATGGTCAGTTCCACTGGACAGTAAAGAGAAAGTACAAGCACTTCCAAGAGCTGCATCGAGATCTTTACAACCACCGCATGATGTATCATTTTCTGCCTTTGGGAAA GTTTGCAAAGGACAGGCAACAGATGAGGGCCATGTCTGAAGAAATGCCCAGCCTACGCGGAAATCAACGGACCAGAAGGACTTCCAGCAAAATG AAATACCTTGAAGAGTACCTAAATGATCTGCTGGAGAATATGTTCTGTAGGAGTGACCGCAGCATg TTGGAGTTCCTCTCAGTCAGTGCTCTCTCCTTTGTCCCGGATCTCGGGCCCAAAGGCTT GGAAGGGCCCATCTTCAAGAAGTCAGGGGGTCACCGCGTGCAAGGTTTGAATTGCATCGGCCACCATCAGATTTGCTTCCGCTGGTCACGGCGCTGGCTGGTGGTGAAAGATTCTTTCCTGATGTACATGAACCGAGAAAAGGGGCGCATCaactttgttttgctcttcGACCCCGAGTTCAACGTCAAAGTGGGCCGTGCATACACAGACACGAAATATGGAGTATGCATCGAGAACTTCACTCG GAACTTGATCATCAAATGCAGTAGTTATAGACAAGCACACTGGTGGAGTCATGAAATCAACCGGCTAGCTGAAACCTGCCATTTTCTCAAAGTTCAACGCTTCGGGGGATTTGCTCCGCCACGGGACAACACGCTAACTAAATG gtATGTCAATGGGAGAGACTATTTTGCCGACCTTGCTGATGCCCTGGAGCAAGCAAAAGAGGAAATTTTTATCACAGACTGGTG GCTCAGCCCTGAAGTGTTCCTGAAGAGACCAGCGACTGATAACGTCTGGCGCTTGGATGAAGTGCTCAATCGCAAAGCT GAACAAGGAGTCAGAGTGTGTGTTATGCTTTACAAAGAAGTAGAGCTCGCACTTGGCATCAATAGCGAGCACAGTAAAAGGACTCTTATGGATCTGCACCCAAATATCAAG GTAATGAGACATCCTGACCATGTGTCATCTGTGGTGGTTCTATGGGCTCACCATGAAAAGATGGTGGCCATCGACCAAACTGTAGCCTTTGTCGGTGGAATCGACCTGGCCTTTGGGAGGTGGGACGACAGCCAGTACCGGCTCACTGACCTTGGCTCGACGGACACCGCTGAAAAG GAGAATGGTTCGGCGAGTCCGAAAGCATCCGATAAGCCAACGCGGGAGCTTGTGGACCTGACGGGCAACACCAAACTGTGGCTCGGCAAAGACTACAGCAACTTCATTAAGAAAGACTGGGTCCAGCTGGACAGACCTTTTGAAG aTAACATCGATCGGACAAAAGTTCCCCGCATGCCGTGGCGCGATCTGTCCGCGGCTCTTCACGGCAAAGCAGCCAGGGATGTGGCCCGTCATTTCATCCAGCGTTGGAACTTCACTAAG ATCTTCAAAATCAAGTACAAGGATGACTTTTACCCCTACCTTCTCCCCAAATCTCGTTGCTCTGCTGACGATCTGTCTTTCACCGTGCCTGGCTCCAAGAAGGCCAAAGTGCAG GTGTTGCGTTCTGCAGATCGTTGGTCTACTGGTACTTGTGAGAACTCAATCCTCAACGCTTACATCCACACCATTGAGAGCAGCCAGCACTATATTTACATTGAG AACCAGTTCTTCATCAGCTGCGCCGATGGCAAGACGGTCTACAATGGAATCGGCGATGCCATTGTGAACCGGATTCTTCGCGCTTACAG AGAGCAGAAGAAATATCGAGTATTTGTGGTGATCCCACTTTTACCCGGATTTGAGGGCGACATCACTACTGGAGGTGGAAATGCGATCAAAGCCATTCTTCACTTCACTTACAG GACGATATGCCGGGGGGAACAGTCCATCTTGTCAAGACTGAGTGAAA TGGAGGACAAGTGGACAGAGTACATCACCGTCTGTGGCTTGAGAACAAAGGCGGAGCTCTCCCAGTCGCTCGTCACCGAGCTCATCTACGTTCACAGCAAGACCCTCATTGCAGATGACCGCTGCTATATCATTG GCTCAGCGAACATCAACGATCGCAGCATGCTGGGGAGCCGAGACAGCGAGCTGGCAGTGTTTGTGGAAGATGAAGAGAGGATCCCATCCGTCATGGGAGGGGAGGAGTACGAAGCAGGACCCCTTACACTCGCGCTACGCAAAGAGTGCTTCAG TGTACTCGTTGGAGCCGCTTCGGACCCCAACATCAATATTGATGATCCAATCAGCGATGACTTGTTCTTCATGGTGTGGAATTCTGCTGCCAAACTGAATGCTACTATTTACAACAAG GTCTTCTGCTGCCTACCATGTGATTCTGTCCACAACATGCAAGAACTGAAGGAGTACACCAGCAAGGAGCGCCTGAGTGACACAGACCCCGAAAAGGCCAAGGAGGAGCTCAAAGCGGTCCAAGGACTGCTGGTCCACTTCCCCTTGAAGTTCATGTGCGAGGAGAATCTGCTGCCTCCGCTGAGTACCCGAGAGGGCATGGCCCCCGTCGGGCTGTGGACGTAG